A window of Polaromonas hydrogenivorans contains these coding sequences:
- the mreD gene encoding rod shape-determining protein MreD produces MIMRSGQQLLLPASPVFIWFTLIAALLLDMLPLGRIPWMPEFLALVLVFWSVHQPLKVGIGIAFMFGLAIDVHQTSLLGQHAFSYTMLSFFAAMIQRRLLWFTVPLQALQVLPLFAAAHGVEIILRLLGGGVFPGWIVLAAPLLEALLWPVASVLLLVPQLRTPDRDENRPL; encoded by the coding sequence TGATCATGCGTTCCGGCCAGCAACTGCTGCTGCCCGCCAGTCCGGTGTTCATCTGGTTCACCCTGATCGCGGCCTTGCTGCTCGACATGCTGCCGCTGGGGCGCATCCCCTGGATGCCCGAATTTCTGGCGCTGGTGCTGGTGTTCTGGAGCGTGCACCAGCCGCTCAAAGTCGGCATCGGCATTGCCTTCATGTTCGGCCTGGCGATAGATGTGCACCAGACCTCGCTGCTCGGGCAGCATGCCTTTTCCTACACGATGCTGAGTTTTTTCGCGGCCATGATCCAGCGCCGGCTGCTGTGGTTCACGGTGCCGCTGCAGGCTTTGCAGGTGCTGCCCCTGTTTGCCGCGGCGCATGGCGTTGAAATCATCCTTCGGCTGCTGGGCGGCGGCGTCTTTCCGGGCTGGATCGTGCTCGCGGCGCCGCTGCTGGAGGCGCTGCTGTGGCCGGTGGCCAGCGTGCTGCTGCTGGTGCCGCAGCTGCGCACGCCCGACCGGGATGAGAACCGCCCACTCTAA